Proteins from one Panicum virgatum strain AP13 chromosome 7K, P.virgatum_v5, whole genome shotgun sequence genomic window:
- the LOC120641491 gene encoding protein IQ-DOMAIN 1-like — MGWAPRWLRGLLGGGKKAAETKPVKEKRRWGFGKSFGEKAPAPVAARPPTPPVQPKATPRRGYAPAPDEADDEQSKRAIAVAAATAAVAEAAVAAAQAAAAVVRLTSSGRCAPAAAKREEWASVRIQAAFRGYLARRALKALRGLVKLQALVRGNIVRRQAAETLRCMHALVRVQARARACRAIRSQQVPAHPDPPTPEKYDQAGAPRHGRSGSLKGSSSKTPGSERLGRERSESCGRNWLDRWVEERYMDDEKNAKILEVDNGKPGRYASKRRGGGGNQHQSPCSTMTSDQNSRSYATMPESPSKDSTTAQQSVPSPPSVGMSEALSPLRLPVDIAELCDSPQFFSASSRPGSSRRGPFTPSKSECSRSLFGGYSDYPNYMANTESFRAKARSQSAPKQRPHYDKSSSLRKSSAAQAYLTGPCAPTAQQRSAASLHAKFTNKAYPGSGRLDRLGMPVKY, encoded by the exons ATGGGCTGGGCGCCCAGGTGGCTGCGCGggctgctcggcggcggcaagaAGGCCGCCGAGACGAAGCCCGTGAAGGAAAAGAGGCGTTGGGGGTTCGGGAAGTCCTTCGGGGagaaggcgccggcgccggtggcggcgcggcctccGACCCCGCCGGTGCAGCCCAAGGCGACGCCTCGCCGGGGctacgcgccggcgccggacgaGGCGGACGACGAGCAGAGCAAGCGCGCCATCGCGGTGGCCGCGGCCACTGCGGCGGTTGCGGAGGCCGCCGTAgccgcggcgcaggcggccgccgccgtggtgcgGCTGACGAGCAGCGGGCggtgcgcgccggccgccgccaagcGGGAGGAGTGGGCGTCTGTTCGGATCCAGGCCGCTTTCCGTGGATACCTG GCGAGGCGGGCGCTCAAGGCGCTGCGGGGGCTGGTGAAGCTGCAGGCGCTGGTCCGGGGCAACATcgtgcggcggcaggcggcggagaCGCTGCGGTGCATGCACGCGCTCGTCCGCGTCCAggcgcgcgcccgcgcctgccgcGCAATTCGCTCGCAGCAGGTCCCGGCTCACCCG GATCCGCCGACGCCGGAGAAGTACGATCAGGCGGGTGCCCCCAGGCACGGGCGTTCCGGCTCTCTAAAG GGGAGCTCGTCGAAGACACCGGGCAGCGAGAGGCTGGGCAGGGAGAGGTCGGAATCTTGCGGGAGGAACTGGCTGGACCGGTGGGTGGAGGAGAGGTACATGGACGACGAGAAGAACGCCAAGATCCTTGAGGTGGACAACGGCAAGCCAGGGCGGTATGCTTCCaagaggcgcggcggcggcggcaaccagCACCAGTCGCCGTGCTCGACGATGACGTCCGACCAGAACAGCCGGAGCTACGCGACCATGCCGGAGTCGCCGTCCAAGGACTCGACGACCGCGCAGCAGTCCGTGCCGAGCCCACCGTCGGTGGGCATGAGCGAGGCCCTGAGCCCGCTCCGCCTGCCCGTGGACATTGCCGAGCTCTGCGACAGCCCGCAGTTCTTCTCGGCGTCGTCGCGGCCGGGGAGCTCCCGGCGGGGGCCCTTCACCCCGAGCAAGAGCGAGTGCTCCCGCAGCCTCTTCGGGGGCTACTCCGACTACCCCAACTACATGGCCAACACGGAGTCGTTCCGCGCCAAGGCGCGCTCCCAGAGCGCGCCCAAGCAGAGGCCGCACTACGACAAGTCCAGCTCCCTCCGCAAGTCGTCGGCGGCGCAGGCCTACTTGACGGGGCCGTGCGCGCCGACGGCGCAGCAGAGGTCGGCGGCCTCGCTGCACGCCAAGTTCACCAACAAGGCGTACCCCGGCTCTGGCAGGCTGGATCGACTCGGCATGCCCGTCAAGTACTGA